A section of the Hevea brasiliensis isolate MT/VB/25A 57/8 chromosome 17, ASM3005281v1, whole genome shotgun sequence genome encodes:
- the LOC110635149 gene encoding uncharacterized protein LOC110635149 isoform X2 produces the protein MAFDQNHIPKDLRPINVARTIPEEPRIAVLSTATAPTIATATVASRNPEIFANPDGSIPVFYPITVSDSGFVSLGYGGPAPWAPRLPVPVGSVNSPNVGFGYSPNLGNRMVSNAVDHAGNDIVAGSGSSPLLDNRVNSNGSNELTNVGSGYNANLGNRGSGSGTGVDHGSEEGGDDSVSGKKVKFLCSFGGKIFPRPSDGMLRYVGGQTRIISVRRDVSFNELVQKMVDTYGQPVVIKYQLPDEDLDALVSVSCTDDLDNMMDEYEKLVERSSDGSAKLRVFLFSAMELDTSGMVQFGDLHDSGQRYVDAVNGIADGVGSGIAWKESIASATSTQNSDFSGTEAVDSSGTGQVDISGAPTASVFSPRGDLATSQESNPKFVPVEPNPPIHADASAVSLGIPVVKSGPPQTLSSQPEVEFERSIPVSVPQQQLGYDFQQAGMGIPPPAPHLQAYADHRQEITNHADYMYLPAQMRFPNAQLLGTAGSAYTQQQIRDSNSSVASHQYIPAVHMTMTPTSSQVAMRPTIVQPLVQTQQARVDRYSNENTYGTRIVQFPIDPSYNAYQPQPPSAVVGGGYGWHPVAQTEHVVFSDGSVSHQQDQRESGMSSLSDSNAVHHSLHLGDTKKGQPLNWVMVGGALGDGIVEQGVGARSSALSHVDHQVGLQQSEAVLFSHTENERTTMRKVDSSDKSKISVPHGMMAVPGFTGIVLQSRQEDSVQQHQVSGQYQVNEEPLLNKPINGDVSQFPGVQASERLGHECPVEYPGNLPRVVSRGDIVESSVSYDQLRSINGMIETLHMSPEISASNEQSKSPVDKLRKEEILDYKAQQLGGRDSFLDDSYKKPQLVLDSNHIKPTEILPASVVTQPPILGNQVSYPQCMIGINLLDSAEVSYGNPTFSGIQPAYAIDRIPQPKISPIDMGVGSPNANVPSSLSSGRVGDVQDSSNSLFSNQDPWNLRHDAHLPPPRPNKILTKKETSDTKDPFSENLASNPGEIKTDGLMGDGVSQPQSNAKRDLNSEQAQSTKGSAEELMKQELQAVAEGVVASVFQLGSPSPDSMANERSESAHEASQDKKVSSEDIDMQHKAKFEDMKNKLPEKLNFGFPVSEGNYRLQIIKNVDLEELRELGSGTFGTVYHGKWRGTDVAIKRINDRCFAGKPSEQERMIDDFWNEAIKLADLHHPNVVAFYGVVLDGPGGSVATVTEYMVNGSLRNALQKNERSLDKRKRLLIAMDVAFGMEYLHGKNIVHFDLKSDNLLVNLRDPHRPICKVGDLGLSKVKCQTLISGGVRGTLPWMAPELLNGSSSLVSEKVDVFSFGIVLWELLTGEEPYADLHYGAIIGGIVSNTLRPLVPESSDPEWKSLMERCWSAEPSERPNFTEIANALRAMAAKIPPKGYNPTQQHPST, from the exons ATGGCTTTTGATCAGAACCACATACCAAAAGATCTAAGACCAATAAACGTAGCCAGAACCATACCCGAAGAGCCCCGCATTGCTGTGTTGTCCACCGCTACTGCTCCCACTATTGCCACAGCGACAGTAGCGAGTAGAAACCCAGAAATTTTTGCCAATCCAGATGGTTCTATACCCGTTTTTTACCCGATAACAGTGTCTGATTCTGGTTTTGTAAGTTTAGGATATGGTGGCCCAGCCCCATGGGCTCCACGCCTACCGGTGCCAGTTGGAAGTGTGAATAGCCCAAATGTTGGGTTTGGTTACAGCCCCAATTTGGGTAATAGAATGGTTAGTAATGCCGTTGATCATGCTGGAAATGATATTGTTGCTGGGTCGGGTAGTAGTCCCCTTTTGGACAATCGGGTTAATTCTAATGGGAGCAACGAGTTGACAAATGTGGGATCTGGTTACAATGCCAATTTGGGGAACCGTGGAAGTGGTAGTGGCACTGGCGTTGATCATGGGAGTGAAGAGGGTGGGGATGATTCAGTGTCAgggaagaaagttaagtttttgtGTAGTTTTGGGGGGAAGATTTTCCCTAGACCCAGTGATGGTATGTTGAGATATGTTGGAGGGCAGACAAGGATCATTAGTGTGAGGAGAGATGTGTCCTTTAATGAGCTAGTGCAAAAGATGGTGGATACTTACGGCCAACCAGTGGTTATTAAATACCAGCTTCCTGATGAGGATCTTGATGCACTGGTGTCGGTTTCTTGTACTGATGATCTTGATAATATGATGGATGAGTATGAGAAGTTGGTTGAGAGGTCTTCTGATGGGTCAGCTAAGTTAAGGGTGTTCTTGTTCTCTGCTATGGAGCTTGACACATCTGGTATGGTGCAATTTGGAGATTTACATGACAGTGGACAGAGATATGTTGATGCAGTAAATGGGATTGCAGATGGTGTTGGCAGTGGTATTGCTTGGAAGGAGAGTATAGCAAGTGCAACTTCAACTCAGAACTCTGATTTTAGTGGGACTGAGGCAGTTGATAGCTCAGGTACTGGTCAAGTGGATATTAGTGGTGCACCAACAGCTAGTGTTTTCTCGCCTAGAGGTGATCTGGCAACTTCCCAGGAGTCCAATCCAAAATTTGTGCCAGTGGAGCCTAATCCTCCAATTCATGCCGATGCATCTGCAGTGTCTCTGGGCATTCCCGTGGTTAAGTCTGGTCCTCCCCAAACTCTATCTTCCCAGCCCGAAGTTGAATTTGAGAGGTCCATACCTGTTTCTGTGCCTCAACAGCAATTGGGATATGATTTCCAGCAAGCTGGAATGGGCATTCCACCACCTGCACCTCACTTGCAAGCTTATGCAGATCACCGCCAAGAAATCACAAATCATGCAGATTATATGTATCTTCCTGCCCAGATGAGATTTCCCAATGCTCAGTTGTTGGGAACTGCTGGATCTGCATACACTCAACAGCAGATTCGTGACAGTAATTCAAGCGTGGCTTCTCATCAATATATTCCTGCTGTGCATATGACGATGACACCCACATCTTCTCAAGTAGCTATGAGGCCAACCATTGTTCAGCCACTGGTGCAAACACAACAAGCTCGTGTGGATCGATATTCTAATGAAAACACATATGGCACAAGGATTGTTCAGTTTCCTATTGACCCAAGCTACAATGCTTATCAGCCCCAGCCTCCATCTGCAGTTGTTGGAGGTGGCTATGGTTGGCATCCAGTTGCTCAGACTGAGCATGTTGTCTTCTCTGATGGATCAGTGTCTCACCAACAG GATCAAAGAGAGAGTGGGATGAGCTCTCTATCTGATTCAAACGCAGTTCATCATAGTCTCCATTTGGGAGACACTAAAAAAGGTCAGCCTTTGAACTGGGTTATGGTTGGCGGAGCTTTGGGGGATGGCATTGTTGAACAGGGTGTTGGGGCTCGATCCTCTGCCCTTAGCCATGTTGACCATCAAGTTGGATTGCAACAATCAGAAGCGGTTTTGTTCTCACATACTGAAAATGAGAGAACTACCATGCGGAAAGTGGACAGTTCTGATAAATCTAAGATTTCAGTTCCTCATGGTATGATGGCTGTACCAGGATTCACAGGTATAGTTCTCCAGTCTCGCCAAGAAGATTCTGTTCAGCAGCATCAGGTGTCTGGTCAATACCAGGTTAACGAGGAGCCCTTACTGAACAAACCTATTAATGGTGATGTCTCTCAATTTCCTGGTGTTCAAGCTTCAGAACGGTTGGGTCATGAATGTCCAGTGGAGTACCCTGGTAACCTGCCTCGTGTTGTTTCCAGAGGAGATATTGTAGAATCTAGTGTATCATATGATCAGCTAAGATCAATTAATGGGATGATAGAAACTCTCCATATGTCCCCTGAAATTAGTGCTAGTAATGAGCAGAGTAAGTCACCTGTTGATAAACTGAGAAAGGAAGAGATCTTGGATTACAAAGCTCAACAATTAGGTGGGAGGGATTCATTTCTGGATGATAGCTATAAAAAGCCTCAGCTGGTTCTTGACTCAAACCACATCAAGCCAACTGAAATACTGCCTGCTTCTGTGGTCACACAGCCACCCATTTTGGGTAATCAAGTATCGTATCCGCAatgcatgattggaattaatctATTGGATTCTGCGGAGGTTAGTTATGGAAACCCCACATTCTCAGGCATTCAGCCGGCCTATGCAATTGATAGAATCCCACAACCAAAAATTAGTCCTATTGATATGGGAGTTGGATCTCCAAATGCTAATGTGCCGTCTTCCTTATCATCTGGTAGAGTTGGAGATGTTCAGGATTCCTCAAATTCACTTTTCAGCAACCAGGATCCTTGGAATCTAAGGCATGATGCTCACCTTCCTCCTCCTAGACCAAACAAAATTCTAACGAAAAAAGAAACTTCTGATACCAAGGATCCTTTCAGTGAGAACCTTGCCAGCAACCCTGGAGAAATAAAGACAGATGGGCTGATGGGGGATGGAGTTTCCCAGCCACAGAGCAATGCAAAAAGGGATTTGAATTCAGAGCAAGCTCAATCCACCAAAG GCTCAGCTGAGGAACTCATGAAGCAAGAACTTCAGGCTGTAGCTGAGGGTGTAGTTGCTTCTGTTTTTCAGTTAGGTAGCCCTAGTCCTGACTCAATGGCTAATGAAAGAAGTGAATCAGCTCATGAGGCAAGTCAAGACAAGAAAGTTTCAAGTGAAGATATAGACATGCAACACAAAGCTAAATTTGAG GATATGAAGAATAAACTGCCAGAAAAGCTGAATTTTGGATTTCCAGTATCTGAAGGAAATTATCGTTTGCAG ATTATAAAGAATGTTGACCTTGAAGAGTTGCGAGAATTGGGTTCTGGCACCTTTGGGACTGTATATCATGGGAAGTGGAGGGGCACTGATGTTGCAATTAAAAGGATCAATGATAGATGTTTTGCTGGGAAACCTTCTGAACAAGAACGCATG ATAGATGATTTCTGGAATGAAGCAATTAAGCTTGCGGACTTGCATCATCCAAATGTGGTAGCTTTCTATGGTGTTGTGCTTGATGGTCCTGGAGGATCTGTGGCAACAGTGACAGAATACATGGTTAATGGTTCTCTGAGAAATGCTTTGCAGAAGAATGAGag GAGTCTTGACAAGCGTAAGCGTCTATTGATTGCCATGGATGTGGCCTTTGGGATGGAATACTTGCATGGAAAGAACATAGTACACTTCGACTTGAAAAGTGACAATTTACTTGTTAATCTTCGAGATCCTCACCGCCCAATATGCAAG GTTGGTGATCTGGGCCTGTCCAAGGTGAAATGTCAAACGCTTATCTCAGGTGGTGTGCGGGGAACACTTCCATGGATGGCACCTGAGCTTCTGAATGGCAGCAGTAGTCTTGTTTCTGAGAAG GTCGATGTGTTCTCATTTGGTATTGTGCTGTGGGAACTTCTAACTGGGGAAGAACCGTATGCAGATTTGCACTATGGGGCTATAATAG GTGGTATTGTGAGCAATACATTGCGGCCACTAGTGCCTGAATCTTCTGACCCAGAATGGAAGTCATTAATGGAGAGATGCTGGTCAGCAGAGCCATCAGAGAGACCGAACTTCACTGAAATTGCTAATGCTTTACGTGCAATGGCAGCAAAAATTCCTCCTAAGGGATACAACCCAACGCAGCAACACCCTTCAACATAG
- the LOC110635149 gene encoding uncharacterized protein LOC110635149 isoform X1, whose amino-acid sequence MAFDQNHIPKDLRPINVARTIPEEPRIAVLSTATAPTIATATVASRNPEIFANPDGSIPVFYPITVSDSGFVSLGYGGPAPWAPRLPVPVGSVNSPNVGFGYSPNLGNRMVSNAVDHAGNDIVAGSGSSPLLDNRVNSNGSNELTNVGSGYNANLGNRGSGSGTGVDHGSEEGGDDSVSGKKVKFLCSFGGKIFPRPSDGMLRYVGGQTRIISVRRDVSFNELVQKMVDTYGQPVVIKYQLPDEDLDALVSVSCTDDLDNMMDEYEKLVERSSDGSAKLRVFLFSAMELDTSGMVQFGDLHDSGQRYVDAVNGIADGVGSGIAWKESIASATSTQNSDFSGTEAVDSSGTGQVDISGAPTASVFSPRGDLATSQESNPKFVPVEPNPPIHADASAVSLGIPVVKSGPPQTLSSQPEVEFERSIPVSVPQQQLGYDFQQAGMGIPPPAPHLQAYADHRQEITNHADYMYLPAQMRFPNAQLLGTAGSAYTQQQIRDSNSSVASHQYIPAVHMTMTPTSSQVAMRPTIVQPLVQTQQARVDRYSNENTYGTRIVQFPIDPSYNAYQPQPPSAVVGGGYGWHPVAQTEHVVFSDGSVSHQQVIFSEKIQRFEDCVMCQKALPHAHSDPLAQDQRESGMSSLSDSNAVHHSLHLGDTKKGQPLNWVMVGGALGDGIVEQGVGARSSALSHVDHQVGLQQSEAVLFSHTENERTTMRKVDSSDKSKISVPHGMMAVPGFTGIVLQSRQEDSVQQHQVSGQYQVNEEPLLNKPINGDVSQFPGVQASERLGHECPVEYPGNLPRVVSRGDIVESSVSYDQLRSINGMIETLHMSPEISASNEQSKSPVDKLRKEEILDYKAQQLGGRDSFLDDSYKKPQLVLDSNHIKPTEILPASVVTQPPILGNQVSYPQCMIGINLLDSAEVSYGNPTFSGIQPAYAIDRIPQPKISPIDMGVGSPNANVPSSLSSGRVGDVQDSSNSLFSNQDPWNLRHDAHLPPPRPNKILTKKETSDTKDPFSENLASNPGEIKTDGLMGDGVSQPQSNAKRDLNSEQAQSTKGSAEELMKQELQAVAEGVVASVFQLGSPSPDSMANERSESAHEASQDKKVSSEDIDMQHKAKFEDMKNKLPEKLNFGFPVSEGNYRLQIIKNVDLEELRELGSGTFGTVYHGKWRGTDVAIKRINDRCFAGKPSEQERMIDDFWNEAIKLADLHHPNVVAFYGVVLDGPGGSVATVTEYMVNGSLRNALQKNERSLDKRKRLLIAMDVAFGMEYLHGKNIVHFDLKSDNLLVNLRDPHRPICKVGDLGLSKVKCQTLISGGVRGTLPWMAPELLNGSSSLVSEKVDVFSFGIVLWELLTGEEPYADLHYGAIIGGIVSNTLRPLVPESSDPEWKSLMERCWSAEPSERPNFTEIANALRAMAAKIPPKGYNPTQQHPST is encoded by the exons ATGGCTTTTGATCAGAACCACATACCAAAAGATCTAAGACCAATAAACGTAGCCAGAACCATACCCGAAGAGCCCCGCATTGCTGTGTTGTCCACCGCTACTGCTCCCACTATTGCCACAGCGACAGTAGCGAGTAGAAACCCAGAAATTTTTGCCAATCCAGATGGTTCTATACCCGTTTTTTACCCGATAACAGTGTCTGATTCTGGTTTTGTAAGTTTAGGATATGGTGGCCCAGCCCCATGGGCTCCACGCCTACCGGTGCCAGTTGGAAGTGTGAATAGCCCAAATGTTGGGTTTGGTTACAGCCCCAATTTGGGTAATAGAATGGTTAGTAATGCCGTTGATCATGCTGGAAATGATATTGTTGCTGGGTCGGGTAGTAGTCCCCTTTTGGACAATCGGGTTAATTCTAATGGGAGCAACGAGTTGACAAATGTGGGATCTGGTTACAATGCCAATTTGGGGAACCGTGGAAGTGGTAGTGGCACTGGCGTTGATCATGGGAGTGAAGAGGGTGGGGATGATTCAGTGTCAgggaagaaagttaagtttttgtGTAGTTTTGGGGGGAAGATTTTCCCTAGACCCAGTGATGGTATGTTGAGATATGTTGGAGGGCAGACAAGGATCATTAGTGTGAGGAGAGATGTGTCCTTTAATGAGCTAGTGCAAAAGATGGTGGATACTTACGGCCAACCAGTGGTTATTAAATACCAGCTTCCTGATGAGGATCTTGATGCACTGGTGTCGGTTTCTTGTACTGATGATCTTGATAATATGATGGATGAGTATGAGAAGTTGGTTGAGAGGTCTTCTGATGGGTCAGCTAAGTTAAGGGTGTTCTTGTTCTCTGCTATGGAGCTTGACACATCTGGTATGGTGCAATTTGGAGATTTACATGACAGTGGACAGAGATATGTTGATGCAGTAAATGGGATTGCAGATGGTGTTGGCAGTGGTATTGCTTGGAAGGAGAGTATAGCAAGTGCAACTTCAACTCAGAACTCTGATTTTAGTGGGACTGAGGCAGTTGATAGCTCAGGTACTGGTCAAGTGGATATTAGTGGTGCACCAACAGCTAGTGTTTTCTCGCCTAGAGGTGATCTGGCAACTTCCCAGGAGTCCAATCCAAAATTTGTGCCAGTGGAGCCTAATCCTCCAATTCATGCCGATGCATCTGCAGTGTCTCTGGGCATTCCCGTGGTTAAGTCTGGTCCTCCCCAAACTCTATCTTCCCAGCCCGAAGTTGAATTTGAGAGGTCCATACCTGTTTCTGTGCCTCAACAGCAATTGGGATATGATTTCCAGCAAGCTGGAATGGGCATTCCACCACCTGCACCTCACTTGCAAGCTTATGCAGATCACCGCCAAGAAATCACAAATCATGCAGATTATATGTATCTTCCTGCCCAGATGAGATTTCCCAATGCTCAGTTGTTGGGAACTGCTGGATCTGCATACACTCAACAGCAGATTCGTGACAGTAATTCAAGCGTGGCTTCTCATCAATATATTCCTGCTGTGCATATGACGATGACACCCACATCTTCTCAAGTAGCTATGAGGCCAACCATTGTTCAGCCACTGGTGCAAACACAACAAGCTCGTGTGGATCGATATTCTAATGAAAACACATATGGCACAAGGATTGTTCAGTTTCCTATTGACCCAAGCTACAATGCTTATCAGCCCCAGCCTCCATCTGCAGTTGTTGGAGGTGGCTATGGTTGGCATCCAGTTGCTCAGACTGAGCATGTTGTCTTCTCTGATGGATCAGTGTCTCACCAACAGGTAATTTTTTCTGAAAAAATACAGAGATTTGAGGATTGTGTTATGTGTCAGAAAGCACTGCCTCATGCACATTCGGATCCTTTGGCACAGGATCAAAGAGAGAGTGGGATGAGCTCTCTATCTGATTCAAACGCAGTTCATCATAGTCTCCATTTGGGAGACACTAAAAAAGGTCAGCCTTTGAACTGGGTTATGGTTGGCGGAGCTTTGGGGGATGGCATTGTTGAACAGGGTGTTGGGGCTCGATCCTCTGCCCTTAGCCATGTTGACCATCAAGTTGGATTGCAACAATCAGAAGCGGTTTTGTTCTCACATACTGAAAATGAGAGAACTACCATGCGGAAAGTGGACAGTTCTGATAAATCTAAGATTTCAGTTCCTCATGGTATGATGGCTGTACCAGGATTCACAGGTATAGTTCTCCAGTCTCGCCAAGAAGATTCTGTTCAGCAGCATCAGGTGTCTGGTCAATACCAGGTTAACGAGGAGCCCTTACTGAACAAACCTATTAATGGTGATGTCTCTCAATTTCCTGGTGTTCAAGCTTCAGAACGGTTGGGTCATGAATGTCCAGTGGAGTACCCTGGTAACCTGCCTCGTGTTGTTTCCAGAGGAGATATTGTAGAATCTAGTGTATCATATGATCAGCTAAGATCAATTAATGGGATGATAGAAACTCTCCATATGTCCCCTGAAATTAGTGCTAGTAATGAGCAGAGTAAGTCACCTGTTGATAAACTGAGAAAGGAAGAGATCTTGGATTACAAAGCTCAACAATTAGGTGGGAGGGATTCATTTCTGGATGATAGCTATAAAAAGCCTCAGCTGGTTCTTGACTCAAACCACATCAAGCCAACTGAAATACTGCCTGCTTCTGTGGTCACACAGCCACCCATTTTGGGTAATCAAGTATCGTATCCGCAatgcatgattggaattaatctATTGGATTCTGCGGAGGTTAGTTATGGAAACCCCACATTCTCAGGCATTCAGCCGGCCTATGCAATTGATAGAATCCCACAACCAAAAATTAGTCCTATTGATATGGGAGTTGGATCTCCAAATGCTAATGTGCCGTCTTCCTTATCATCTGGTAGAGTTGGAGATGTTCAGGATTCCTCAAATTCACTTTTCAGCAACCAGGATCCTTGGAATCTAAGGCATGATGCTCACCTTCCTCCTCCTAGACCAAACAAAATTCTAACGAAAAAAGAAACTTCTGATACCAAGGATCCTTTCAGTGAGAACCTTGCCAGCAACCCTGGAGAAATAAAGACAGATGGGCTGATGGGGGATGGAGTTTCCCAGCCACAGAGCAATGCAAAAAGGGATTTGAATTCAGAGCAAGCTCAATCCACCAAAG GCTCAGCTGAGGAACTCATGAAGCAAGAACTTCAGGCTGTAGCTGAGGGTGTAGTTGCTTCTGTTTTTCAGTTAGGTAGCCCTAGTCCTGACTCAATGGCTAATGAAAGAAGTGAATCAGCTCATGAGGCAAGTCAAGACAAGAAAGTTTCAAGTGAAGATATAGACATGCAACACAAAGCTAAATTTGAG GATATGAAGAATAAACTGCCAGAAAAGCTGAATTTTGGATTTCCAGTATCTGAAGGAAATTATCGTTTGCAG ATTATAAAGAATGTTGACCTTGAAGAGTTGCGAGAATTGGGTTCTGGCACCTTTGGGACTGTATATCATGGGAAGTGGAGGGGCACTGATGTTGCAATTAAAAGGATCAATGATAGATGTTTTGCTGGGAAACCTTCTGAACAAGAACGCATG ATAGATGATTTCTGGAATGAAGCAATTAAGCTTGCGGACTTGCATCATCCAAATGTGGTAGCTTTCTATGGTGTTGTGCTTGATGGTCCTGGAGGATCTGTGGCAACAGTGACAGAATACATGGTTAATGGTTCTCTGAGAAATGCTTTGCAGAAGAATGAGag GAGTCTTGACAAGCGTAAGCGTCTATTGATTGCCATGGATGTGGCCTTTGGGATGGAATACTTGCATGGAAAGAACATAGTACACTTCGACTTGAAAAGTGACAATTTACTTGTTAATCTTCGAGATCCTCACCGCCCAATATGCAAG GTTGGTGATCTGGGCCTGTCCAAGGTGAAATGTCAAACGCTTATCTCAGGTGGTGTGCGGGGAACACTTCCATGGATGGCACCTGAGCTTCTGAATGGCAGCAGTAGTCTTGTTTCTGAGAAG GTCGATGTGTTCTCATTTGGTATTGTGCTGTGGGAACTTCTAACTGGGGAAGAACCGTATGCAGATTTGCACTATGGGGCTATAATAG GTGGTATTGTGAGCAATACATTGCGGCCACTAGTGCCTGAATCTTCTGACCCAGAATGGAAGTCATTAATGGAGAGATGCTGGTCAGCAGAGCCATCAGAGAGACCGAACTTCACTGAAATTGCTAATGCTTTACGTGCAATGGCAGCAAAAATTCCTCCTAAGGGATACAACCCAACGCAGCAACACCCTTCAACATAG